The nucleotide window CGGCACTCCCAGCGTCTTTAGATGGAGAGCTACCGGTGCAGCACTTTCATGGCCCAGATTGACATCTAGCACCGCTGCATCCGGCTGTTCACTGTTGATCAAAGCAAGCGCGGCCGAAACCGTTGCAACTGGACCAAGCACCCTAAATCCTCCTGCCACCAGCGCGTCTTGGAGTTGGACTGCAATAAAAAACTCGTCCTCAACGACTAGGACTGAGCGGACGCGTTCTGCCATATCCCCTCACATCGTTTGTGCTCACTGAAATGCCTCCGATCGCAATCAGTTCCAGGTACTCTTTCTGCGGCAAATCTCTATGATCGGACGACCTCGCCGGATCCGAAGCTTTGGCTCAGCATAGCGCCCTGCTGTAAGAGTAGAGGTGGATCATCAACAGCAAAAATCCAGCCCCCATTGTCCGCGCGGGGGCCTTGTCGCTTCCGACGAGATGCGAAACGCAACCCGTACCATTCGTAAACGGGAGGTAACCAGTTTCGCGGGTTACAGTCGTTTACTCGGAAGGTTTGCAGTATTGCTTTTTGTATCGTTCCGATTGCACCCAATGGTTTCGCAATGATAGACAAGCTCTTCATATATGCCTCGACCCCAAGCACAGTGCATAGCTGGTCGATACGGACGCAGAATAAGACCTTCCGTTCGCTGCATAAAGCGATCGAATATGCCGGCGAGCACGTCGGTGAACTCAACGCCCTTGAGGTTTTCATCCACAACGGCGATCGACGTGAACAGATTATCTGTGGCGAAGAACTCCAGTCATTGATTATGAGAGTTTGCCACCACTAGGCCCGTGTGCTGATCGACGAAGGCTTTGCCACGACATAGAGTGTAAGCGCTGTCCTAATCCCACCTTCCGGATCATCGCTTGATCATTGATGTTCAACCTCGAAAGAGGGCTTGGACATATGTCGATTTCAGAGCTTACGCTTAAAACCAAGGATGAGCCGGTACGCCGGTTTGAGGTGTTCACGGGCAATGGCCGTCGTCGCGAATGGAGCGACGATCAGAAGGCGCAGATCATTGCGGAGAGTTGCGAGCCTGGCGTGACAGTGTGCTCTGTGGCGCGGCGTCATGGGTTGACGCCACAGCAATTGTTCACATGGCGACGGCTCGCCCGAAAGCCGCTTGATGTTCTTTCGGTGCCGGAGGAAGCACCAATGTTTGCACCAGCAGTCGTCGTGTCGCCCGAGAAGTCGGAGCCGAAGAAGGCGCGGCAAGCACGTTTGCCAAGAAGAACTTCTCCGGAGGCGGCTATTGAATTGCAGATTGATGGAGCCATGCTGCGTATTGCCTCTGGCACCGATGCCGCAACCATTGCCGCCGTCATCCAGGCGTTGAAGGCTCAATCGTGATTGGCCCGTCCGGTGCGGTAAAAGTGATGATCGCCACCAAGCCTGTCGACTTCCGCAAAGGTGCTGAAGGATTGGCGGCACTGGTAAAGGCCCAGATGGGTGCCGACCCGTTCTCGGGCACGATCTACGTGTTCCGGGCCAAACGAACGGACCGGATCAAGCTGATCTTCTGGGACGGCAGCGGTGTGTGCCTGGTCGCCAAGCGGATCGAGGATGGCGAGTTCCATTGGCCTCGAATGCAAGACGGTGCGATGCATCTGACGGCCGCCCAGCTCTCGGCTCTGTTCGAAGGATTGGACTGGAAACGCGTGCATGCGCCGAGTGAAACGCGCACGCCGATAAAGGCCGGATAACGGGCGCGACCAATTGAATCAGAGCCATTCAG belongs to Rhizobium acidisoli and includes:
- a CDS encoding response regulator, with the translated sequence MAERVRSVLVVEDEFFIAVQLQDALVAGGFRVLGPVATVSAALALINSEQPDAAVLDVNLGHESAAPVALHLKTLGVPYVLATGYDKAQLASTYLFADALNLGKPTDLQRLVDTIRSL
- the tnpA gene encoding IS66-like element accessory protein TnpA, producing MSISELTLKTKDEPVRRFEVFTGNGRRREWSDDQKAQIIAESCEPGVTVCSVARRHGLTPQQLFTWRRLARKPLDVLSVPEEAPMFAPAVVVSPEKSEPKKARQARLPRRTSPEAAIELQIDGAMLRIASGTDAATIAAVIQALKAQS
- the tnpB gene encoding IS66 family insertion sequence element accessory protein TnpB (TnpB, as the term is used for proteins encoded by IS66 family insertion elements, is considered an accessory protein, since TnpC, encoded by a neighboring gene, is a DDE family transposase.), with the protein product MIGPSGAVKVMIATKPVDFRKGAEGLAALVKAQMGADPFSGTIYVFRAKRTDRIKLIFWDGSGVCLVAKRIEDGEFHWPRMQDGAMHLTAAQLSALFEGLDWKRVHAPSETRTPIKAG